A part of Agromyces protaetiae genomic DNA contains:
- a CDS encoding carbohydrate ABC transporter permease — MSTETTVASAASAASAASAASTDPSASEATVIARTFEDPAPTRGVRAVGARGSARRRARNGGRLLAAWLVTLAFVLPIYLALSSAFKSQEQILANPLGLPAPFTLDNIVTALDRPDHLVQAGLLNSVVVTLLTLVLLIPLASAVSFWISERTPVLRGILLAVFALGLMVPPQVVLQPIVSLLHAVGLQNSYPGLILSNIGGGYMSFAVFVYVGFLRTVPREVIEAARVDGAGELRIWWTIVMPLVRPATATVGIFLGLWVWNDFLNPLFILGPLQGQTITTGIYQSLGTYSTDYGQLFGIMFLAAIIPVVGYLVTQREFIHGLMSGASKG, encoded by the coding sequence GTGAGCACCGAGACCACCGTGGCATCCGCCGCTTCCGCCGCTTCCGCCGCTTCCGCCGCTTCCACGGACCCGAGTGCGAGCGAGGCGACCGTCATCGCCAGGACGTTCGAAGACCCCGCGCCGACGCGCGGCGTGCGCGCGGTCGGCGCGCGCGGCTCGGCCCGGCGCCGGGCACGCAACGGCGGGCGCTTGCTCGCGGCCTGGCTCGTGACGCTCGCGTTCGTGCTGCCGATCTACCTCGCCCTGTCGAGCGCATTCAAGAGCCAGGAGCAGATCCTCGCGAACCCGCTCGGCCTCCCTGCGCCGTTCACGCTCGACAACATCGTCACAGCGCTCGACCGCCCCGACCACCTCGTGCAGGCGGGCCTGCTCAACTCGGTCGTCGTCACGCTGCTCACGCTCGTGCTGCTCATCCCGCTCGCGTCGGCCGTGAGCTTCTGGATCTCCGAGCGCACGCCCGTGCTGCGAGGCATCCTGCTCGCCGTCTTCGCGCTCGGACTCATGGTGCCGCCGCAGGTCGTGCTCCAGCCCATCGTGAGTCTGCTGCACGCCGTCGGGCTGCAGAACAGCTATCCGGGGCTCATCCTCTCGAACATCGGCGGCGGGTATATGTCGTTCGCGGTATTCGTCTACGTCGGGTTCCTGCGGACCGTGCCGCGCGAGGTCATCGAGGCCGCGCGCGTCGACGGCGCGGGTGAACTGCGCATCTGGTGGACGATCGTCATGCCCCTCGTGCGGCCCGCGACGGCGACCGTCGGCATCTTCCTCGGACTGTGGGTGTGGAACGACTTCCTGAACCCGCTCTTCATCCTCGGCCCGCTGCAGGGGCAGACGATCACGACGGGCATCTACCAGTCGCTCGGCACTTACTCGACCGACTACGGGCAGCTCTTCGGCATCATGTTCCTCGCCGCGATCATCCCCGTCGTCGGGTACCTCGTGACGCAGCGCGA
- a CDS encoding carbohydrate ABC transporter permease: protein MSTQLAAPRRTGGPLRLGRRGIGLAPLAWIAIALYVAFLIYPIIQSVITSFTDRNPLKPASSFVGFANYLELFQDQRLLRSLGFTLVVVVFVTIVANAFGLMFAMLLNRSTLNYRAMRTLVFIPQVLSGVIVAFIWRSILTQNGLLNVTLQNLGLTDAAVSWIGTPELATLSICVVVSWMTIAFSTVVYTASLQSVPAELYEAARVDGAGAFSRFRNVTFPMIAPGVTISVTLGLITTLKLYDVIAVLTGGGPANSTKSVAFYLIDVAFTSNRFGYASAIAIFLLGLTAVIAYGTTGLLRRREAHL, encoded by the coding sequence ATGTCCACCCAGCTCGCCGCTCCGCGGCGGACCGGCGGCCCGCTCCGTCTCGGCCGCCGCGGGATCGGGCTCGCACCGCTCGCGTGGATCGCGATCGCGCTGTACGTCGCGTTCCTCATCTATCCGATCATCCAGAGCGTCATCACGAGCTTCACCGACCGCAATCCGCTGAAGCCCGCGAGCTCGTTCGTCGGGTTCGCGAACTACCTCGAGCTCTTCCAAGACCAGCGACTCCTCCGGAGCCTCGGGTTCACGCTCGTCGTCGTCGTGTTCGTGACGATCGTCGCCAACGCGTTCGGGCTCATGTTCGCGATGCTCCTCAACCGTTCGACCCTGAACTACCGAGCCATGCGCACCCTCGTGTTCATCCCCCAGGTGCTCTCGGGCGTCATCGTCGCCTTCATCTGGCGGAGCATCCTGACCCAGAACGGCCTCCTCAACGTCACCCTGCAGAACCTCGGCCTCACCGACGCGGCCGTGTCGTGGATCGGGACGCCCGAGCTCGCGACGCTCTCGATCTGCGTCGTCGTGAGCTGGATGACGATCGCGTTCTCGACGGTGGTCTACACGGCGTCGCTGCAGTCGGTGCCGGCCGAGCTGTACGAGGCCGCCCGCGTCGACGGCGCCGGGGCGTTCAGCCGCTTCCGCAACGTCACGTTCCCGATGATCGCGCCGGGCGTGACGATCAGCGTCACCCTCGGGCTCATCACGACCCTGAAGCTCTACGACGTCATCGCCGTGCTGACCGGCGGCGGCCCCGCGAACTCGACGAAGTCGGTCGCCTTCTACCTCATCGACGTCGCGTTCACGAGCAACCGCTTCGGCTACGCGAGCGCGATCGCCATCTTCCTCCTGGGCCTCACGGCGGTCATCGCCTACGGCACCACCGGACTCCTTCGCCGACGGGAGGCGCACCTGTGA
- a CDS encoding ABC transporter substrate-binding protein: MKRSRLVSAVALAAGAAVALSACSTSEPTDAAGDALTFMVFETPALDAAFWDTSIDNALAGLPGVKVDKIVSPDADRNAYAKQLQASGQFPDILSSINPKDFLEAGLLQPFDRSWLEENFLQPHGNDIDGQTYIPPTNSQVIPLVFYNKQIFADNGIEVPTTWSEFEDVVAKLKAAGVTPIEMAGAEPWAGSMSLVGLASADVLGQDPDWIQKRYDGKVSFADPLFADAMQKAVDLVQQGAYDPAALSVDFATANQNFIDGKSGMYPMGSWFTGSSYLTPEQAANIGAFPWPTDDGKVVIPFNIGGTTSVSANSKNVENATKFAQAWSLDPQNLAVLVETDGAYPMMKNLTLEDFGVTVSDLYTDTYSLVTADNTKVSSFGWVNNDDALAPGINDLFYALSQSFFSNTDVAGQLAQLDADWDAATGK; the protein is encoded by the coding sequence ATGAAGCGATCGCGCCTCGTCTCGGCCGTCGCACTCGCGGCAGGAGCCGCCGTCGCGCTGAGCGCGTGCTCGACCAGCGAGCCGACCGACGCAGCCGGCGACGCCCTCACGTTCATGGTGTTCGAGACCCCGGCGCTCGACGCCGCGTTCTGGGACACCTCGATCGACAACGCACTGGCAGGCCTGCCGGGCGTGAAGGTCGACAAGATCGTGAGCCCCGACGCCGACCGAAACGCCTACGCGAAGCAGCTGCAGGCGAGCGGGCAGTTCCCCGACATCCTGTCGTCGATCAACCCCAAGGACTTCCTCGAGGCCGGACTCCTCCAGCCGTTCGACCGGTCCTGGCTCGAGGAGAACTTCCTCCAGCCGCACGGCAACGACATCGACGGCCAGACCTACATCCCGCCGACGAACTCGCAGGTCATCCCGCTCGTCTTCTACAACAAGCAGATCTTCGCCGACAACGGCATCGAGGTGCCGACGACGTGGTCCGAGTTCGAAGACGTCGTCGCGAAGCTCAAGGCTGCGGGCGTCACGCCGATCGAGATGGCGGGCGCCGAGCCGTGGGCCGGCAGCATGTCGCTCGTCGGCCTCGCGAGCGCCGACGTGCTCGGTCAGGACCCCGATTGGATCCAGAAGCGCTACGACGGCAAGGTGAGCTTCGCCGACCCGCTGTTCGCCGATGCGATGCAGAAGGCCGTCGACCTCGTGCAGCAGGGCGCGTACGACCCGGCCGCCCTCAGCGTCGACTTCGCAACCGCGAACCAGAACTTCATCGACGGCAAGAGCGGCATGTACCCCATGGGCAGCTGGTTCACGGGGTCGAGCTACCTCACGCCCGAGCAGGCCGCGAACATCGGCGCCTTCCCGTGGCCGACCGACGACGGCAAGGTCGTCATCCCGTTCAACATCGGCGGCACGACGTCGGTGAGCGCGAACTCGAAGAACGTCGAGAACGCGACGAAGTTCGCGCAGGCCTGGTCGCTCGACCCGCAGAACCTCGCGGTCCTCGTCGAGACCGACGGCGCCTACCCGATGATGAAGAACCTCACCCTCGAGGACTTCGGCGTGACCGTGAGCGACCTCTACACCGACACGTACTCCCTCGTCACCGCCGACAACACGAAGGTGTCGTCGTTCGGCTGGGTCAACAACGACGACGCGCTCGCGCCGGGCATCAACGACCTGTTCTACGCGCTCTCGCAGTCGTTCTTCTCGAACACCGACGTCGCAGGCCAGCTCGCCCAGCTCGACGCCGACTGGGACGCGGCGACCGGCAAGTAG